In Magnolia sinica isolate HGM2019 chromosome 12, MsV1, whole genome shotgun sequence, a single genomic region encodes these proteins:
- the LOC131220009 gene encoding protein app1-like, with protein MTALMMPPRWALMAVVPVVVVLVDEAPEIPHVPPITPIPPIEHVVPAPSIAPVPPPVPPPQLAVLVAEAPAPLATSVPLPEASTTPTFPTVPIGAEHF; from the exons ATGACAGCCCTG ATGATGCCGCCTAGATGGGCACTCATGGCTGTGGTGCCTGTGGTCGTGGTGCTCGTGGATGAGGCACCTGAAATACCC CATGTTCCTCCTATAACGCCTATTCCTCCGATTGAGCATGTAGTGCCCGCTCCTTCAATTGCTCCAGTTCCCCCGCCGGTTCCCCCTCCTCAGCTTGCTGTTCTGGTTGCAGAGGCTCCTGCTCCGCTAGCTACATCCGTACCTCTGCCCGAGGCGAGTACCACTCCTACCTTTCCGACAGTGCCTATAGGAGCTGAGCATTTCTAG